One Novosphingobium sp. EMRT-2 DNA segment encodes these proteins:
- a CDS encoding ATP-binding protein → MNDGLAEPAPQRAGRLGLTRIGLTRTRGPSLTVRILAVNVIALALLAGSFFYLDSYRTQLLKERFKLARAEAEIIADAVEPVALPDRRMLIARIGSEQRLRLRLYGADNALVADSFALAGPSFALIDPKTEPWYQKAARLLDRGVDLVVGAPKVDDYREPASPDAGKWPEITAARQHRATAVYLRYAPDRTPVISAATPVGSDGDMLLTTRNALDITQAVRDARQTLVIIIGLALLLSIQLSLFLARTIVQPLRALVRAAVRVRLGREREVVVPRLPDRGDEIGLLARAVSDMTAALRQKIDAVESFAADVAHELKNPLASLGSAIEAMERIEDPALRRQLAAIAAHDVQRIDRLITEIADASRIDAELSRATFTRLDLADLAAQVVGARDARPDRAAVRIRFARGEGGALVRGDAARLERVLENLLDNAVSFSPPEGVVDVAVGGEGANVWLSVSDQGPGIPESEREKVFERFHSVRPADEAFGSHSGLGLAIARTIAEAHDGALTITDRPDGAAGACLLLELPLDREDTA, encoded by the coding sequence ATGAATGACGGCCTTGCCGAACCGGCGCCCCAGCGCGCCGGGCGCCTTGGCCTTACGCGCATCGGATTGACGCGCACGCGCGGCCCGTCGCTGACGGTGCGCATCCTGGCCGTCAACGTGATCGCGCTGGCGCTGCTGGCGGGCAGCTTCTTCTACCTCGACAGTTATCGCACGCAGCTCCTCAAGGAACGTTTCAAGTTGGCGCGGGCCGAAGCGGAAATCATCGCCGATGCCGTCGAACCGGTCGCGCTGCCCGATCGCCGGATGCTGATCGCGCGAATCGGTTCGGAGCAGCGGCTGCGCTTGCGGCTCTATGGCGCGGACAATGCGCTGGTGGCCGACAGCTTTGCCCTGGCGGGGCCGTCGTTCGCGCTGATCGATCCGAAAACCGAGCCGTGGTACCAGAAAGCGGCCCGCCTTCTCGACCGGGGCGTGGACCTGGTCGTGGGGGCGCCCAAAGTGGACGACTACCGCGAACCGGCCAGCCCCGATGCCGGAAAATGGCCGGAAATCACCGCCGCCCGCCAACACCGGGCGACAGCGGTCTATCTGCGCTATGCGCCCGACCGGACGCCGGTGATCAGCGCGGCGACGCCCGTGGGATCGGACGGGGACATGCTGCTGACCACGCGCAACGCGCTGGATATCACGCAGGCGGTGCGAGACGCGCGACAGACGCTGGTCATCATCATCGGCTTGGCGCTGCTTCTGTCCATCCAGTTGTCGCTGTTTCTGGCGCGGACGATCGTGCAGCCCTTGCGCGCGCTGGTCCGCGCGGCGGTGCGCGTGCGGCTGGGGCGAGAGCGTGAGGTGGTGGTGCCGCGCCTGCCCGACCGGGGGGACGAGATCGGGCTGCTGGCGCGCGCCGTGTCCGACATGACGGCCGCGCTGCGCCAGAAGATCGACGCGGTCGAAAGCTTCGCCGCCGACGTGGCGCACGAATTGAAGAATCCGCTGGCGTCGCTGGGCAGTGCGATCGAGGCGATGGAAAGGATCGAGGACCCTGCCTTGCGCCGCCAACTGGCCGCGATCGCCGCGCACGACGTCCAGCGCATCGACCGCCTGATTACGGAAATCGCCGATGCGAGCCGGATCGACGCGGAACTGAGCCGGGCGACCTTCACCCGGCTCGATCTGGCCGATCTGGCGGCGCAGGTGGTGGGCGCGCGCGATGCCAGGCCGGATCGGGCGGCGGTGCGCATCCGCTTTGCGCGCGGCGAGGGTGGTGCGCTGGTACGGGGCGATGCCGCGCGGCTCGAACGCGTGCTGGAAAACCTGTTGGACAACGCGGTGTCGTTCTCGCCGCCCGAGGGTGTGGTCGATGTCGCGGTCGGGGGGGAAGGTGCGAACGTTTGGCTTTCCGTATCCGATCAGGGGCCGGGCATTCCAGAAAGCGAACGCGAAAAAGTGTTCGAGCGGTTCCATTCGGTGCGCCCGGCCGACGAGGCGTTCGGTTCGCACAGCGGGCTGGGCCTGGCCATTGCTCGCACGATCGCGGAAGCGCACGATGGCGCCCTGACGATCACCGACAGGCCCGACGGAGCGGCCGGGGCCTGTCTGTTGCTGGAACTGCCGCTGGACCGGGAGGATACGGCATGA
- a CDS encoding HPr kinase/phosphorylase: MTDALTLIAHQGTCVMIGTQGLLIEGPPGAGKSSLALALIDRGATLVGDDGVLIEARNGRVIASPHPRIAGKLEIRNLGLVEMPAVGGVPLALVVRLDAAAPRFVAAADSAVLAGCALPMIRLYPDTPALALRAEVALRQFGLPDF; this comes from the coding sequence ATGACCGACGCGCTGACGCTGATCGCGCATCAGGGCACCTGCGTGATGATCGGAACGCAGGGGCTGTTGATCGAAGGACCGCCAGGGGCAGGCAAATCCAGCCTGGCTCTGGCGCTGATCGACCGCGGGGCGACGCTGGTGGGCGACGACGGCGTGCTGATCGAGGCGCGGAACGGGCGTGTCATCGCCAGCCCGCATCCCCGGATCGCCGGCAAGCTCGAAATCCGCAACCTTGGTCTTGTCGAGATGCCGGCAGTGGGTGGCGTGCCGCTGGCGCTGGTGGTGCGGCTGGATGCCGCCGCGCCGCGGTTCGTCGCGGCGGCGGACAGCGCGGTGCTGGCGGGGTGCGCGCTGCCCATGATCCGGCTTTATCCCGATACGCCGGCGCTGGCGTTGCGTGCCGAAGTGGCGCTGAGGCAATTCGGCCTTCCGGATTTCTGA
- the rapZ gene encoding RNase adapter RapZ, which yields MARESEDQPQRILLVTGVLGAGKTTALRTLEDMGWEAVDNFPIRLLDRLLETERGSAALDSGTPLAIGFDTRTRGFDPAKTIELVKGLSERPGLSITTLFLDCAGTELERRYNETRRRHPMSEGKPAATGIAAERELLEPLRRWADVVISTTSFTTNDLQRTIRERFGDQGPARTTVTITSFGFSRGMPPLADLIFDMRFLANPHWIDDLRPMTGQDAPVGDYIRQDPAFDEAFARIRDLLLLLLPRFEEHGKAYVNIAFGCTGGRHRSVFMAEQIASALRDAGFSPTLQHRNLASRAADLLEDDRRETG from the coding sequence ATGGCGCGCGAATCCGAGGATCAACCCCAACGCATCCTGCTGGTGACCGGCGTTCTTGGCGCGGGCAAGACCACGGCCTTGCGCACGCTGGAGGATATGGGCTGGGAAGCGGTGGACAATTTCCCCATCCGCCTGCTCGACCGGCTGCTGGAAACCGAACGCGGTTCGGCGGCGCTTGATTCCGGCACGCCGCTGGCGATCGGTTTCGACACCCGCACGCGCGGGTTCGATCCCGCCAAGACCATCGAACTGGTCAAGGGCCTGTCCGAACGCCCCGGCCTGTCGATCACCACGCTGTTCCTCGATTGCGCCGGCACCGAACTCGAACGCCGCTATAACGAGACGCGCCGCCGCCATCCGATGAGCGAGGGCAAGCCGGCCGCGACCGGCATCGCCGCCGAGCGCGAGTTGCTGGAGCCGTTGCGGCGCTGGGCGGATGTGGTCATTTCCACCACCAGCTTCACCACCAACGACCTGCAACGCACGATCCGCGAACGGTTCGGCGATCAGGGGCCGGCGCGGACCACGGTGACCATCACCAGCTTCGGCTTTTCGCGCGGGATGCCCCCGCTGGCCGACCTTATCTTCGACATGCGCTTCCTGGCCAATCCGCACTGGATCGACGATCTGCGCCCGATGACGGGGCAGGACGCGCCGGTGGGCGACTATATCCGCCAGGACCCGGCGTTCGACGAGGCGTTCGCCCGGATTCGCGATCTCCTGCTGCTGCTGCTTCCGCGCTTCGAGGAGCATGGAAAAGCCTACGTTAACATTGCTTTCGGGTGCACCGGTGGGCGCCATCGTTCGGTGTTCATGGCCGAACAGATCGCTTCCGCCTTGCGCGACGCCGGATTTTCTCCCACATTGCAGCACAGAAACTTGGCGTCACGGGCGGCTGACCTGCTCGAAGACGACCGGCGAGAGACTGGGTGA
- a CDS encoding PTS sugar transporter subunit IIA, with the protein MIGLILVTHGALADEFIHAMEHVVGRQSDVIAVCIGPNDDMEKRRKEIADAIRRVDSGDGVIILTDLFGGTPSNLAISLMQAGKVEVIAGINLPMLIRLAKARVCMGLREATVAAREAGRNYITIASEFLGQDA; encoded by the coding sequence ATGATTGGTCTGATTCTCGTAACCCACGGCGCGCTCGCCGATGAATTCATCCATGCGATGGAGCATGTGGTCGGCCGGCAATCCGATGTCATCGCTGTATGCATCGGCCCCAACGACGACATGGAAAAGCGCCGCAAGGAAATCGCCGATGCGATTCGGCGAGTGGACAGCGGGGATGGCGTGATCATCCTCACCGACCTGTTCGGCGGCACGCCGTCCAACCTCGCCATCTCGCTGATGCAGGCGGGCAAGGTGGAAGTGATTGCCGGCATCAACCTTCCCATGCTGATCCGTCTTGCCAAGGCACGGGTGTGCATGGGGCTTCGGGAAGCGACGGTGGCCGCGCGGGAAGCGGGCCGCAACTACATAACGATCGCATCCGAATTTCTGGGACAGGACGCGTGA
- a CDS encoding HPr family phosphocarrier protein, whose translation MAESSYVARETVTIVNQRGLHARASAKFVNAVAKLPAGLDVTVAKDGTEAAGGSILGLMMLGAAKGDTVDVIVAGPEGEADNVLMKLSGLIKDGFGED comes from the coding sequence ATGGCTGAATCAAGCTACGTCGCCCGAGAGACCGTCACCATCGTCAACCAGCGCGGCCTTCATGCCCGCGCCAGCGCCAAGTTCGTGAACGCGGTGGCCAAGCTGCCCGCCGGGCTGGACGTGACGGTGGCGAAGGACGGAACCGAGGCGGCAGGCGGCTCGATCCTGGGCCTGATGATGTTGGGCGCGGCCAAGGGCGACACGGTCGACGTGATCGTCGCCGGCCCGGAAGGTGAGGCGGACAACGTTCTGATGAAGCTGTCCGGCCTGATCAAGGACGGTTTCGGCGAAGACTGA
- a CDS encoding RNA methyltransferase, with product MRKTITGFSNPTVKFVRSLRDKKHRKREQRFLAEGLRLLTDAREGGRVPEILLMAQGREPHPLLDVLEQTVAAAGGDVLELPEDLLAKVTGKDNPQAVAGVFAEWDTGLATIDRHAAPIWLVAQAMRDPGNLGTMLRTADAVGAGGLILLDDCADPFSVEAVRASMGAIFTQRLAQARWDDFIGWLRAGEGQLVAASLREAVPYRGAPYAAPCFVMVGNESRGLPEDYEMACDLRVTMPMKGRADSLNAAVAGAVLAYEVLASFEG from the coding sequence GTGCGCAAGACCATCACCGGGTTCTCCAACCCGACCGTCAAGTTCGTCCGCTCGTTGCGCGACAAGAAGCACCGCAAGCGCGAGCAGCGCTTTCTGGCCGAAGGGCTACGCCTGCTGACCGACGCGCGCGAGGGCGGCCGCGTGCCGGAAATCCTGTTGATGGCGCAGGGACGCGAGCCGCACCCCTTGCTTGATGTGCTGGAACAGACCGTCGCCGCAGCCGGGGGCGATGTTCTCGAACTGCCCGAAGACCTGCTCGCCAAGGTGACGGGCAAGGACAATCCGCAGGCCGTGGCCGGCGTCTTCGCCGAATGGGATACCGGCCTTGCCACGATCGACCGCCACGCCGCGCCGATCTGGCTGGTGGCGCAGGCCATGCGCGATCCCGGCAACCTTGGCACCATGCTGCGCACGGCCGACGCGGTAGGCGCGGGCGGCTTGATCCTGCTCGACGATTGCGCCGATCCCTTCTCGGTGGAAGCGGTGCGCGCCAGCATGGGGGCGATCTTCACCCAGCGGCTCGCCCAAGCGCGCTGGGACGATTTCATCGGCTGGCTGCGCGCGGGCGAGGGGCAGCTTGTTGCCGCGTCGCTGCGCGAGGCGGTGCCCTATCGCGGCGCGCCTTACGCCGCGCCGTGCTTCGTGATGGTCGGCAACGAATCGCGCGGGCTGCCCGAGGACTACGAAATGGCCTGCGACCTGCGCGTGACCATGCCGATGAAGGGGCGGGCCGACAGCCTGAACGCGGCGGTGGCCGGGGCAGTGCTGGCCTACGAGGTGCTGGCATCGTTCGAGGGGTGA
- a CDS encoding META domain-containing protein has translation MRNVPILAAFALLASLLAGGCTTPAAGGAPGLVGTQWIIASIDGKAPAAPDRARMGFAETRLSASVGCNGIGGEYRVEGDRLVAGPLISTRMFCEGLVGQQEEAVNALLSGAPRFRRNGDRLWIESGGHTLELHGAPTAKSKG, from the coding sequence ATGCGCAACGTTCCGATCCTTGCCGCCTTCGCGCTTTTGGCCAGCCTGCTGGCCGGAGGCTGCACGACGCCGGCGGCCGGTGGCGCGCCGGGCCTTGTCGGCACGCAATGGATCATCGCCAGCATTGACGGAAAGGCCCCCGCCGCGCCTGATCGCGCCCGGATGGGCTTCGCGGAAACGCGCCTTTCGGCCAGCGTCGGCTGCAACGGCATCGGCGGCGAATACCGGGTGGAGGGCGATCGGCTGGTCGCCGGGCCGCTCATCTCTACGCGGATGTTCTGCGAAGGGCTGGTGGGGCAGCAGGAGGAAGCGGTGAACGCGCTCCTGTCCGGTGCCCCGCGCTTCCGGCGCAACGGCGATCGCCTGTGGATCGAATCCGGCGGGCACACGCTGGAACTGCACGGCGCGCCCACGGCCAAATCCAAAGGCTAG
- the rmuC gene encoding DNA recombination protein RmuC: MDSPLLLLVFLIVALVVGLTIGWFLGGRPVADWQQRHAERDSAAKAHEATVKAMTVDLAAMSERVKLLDQVTGELAAIRQERNALASQLASAAERARHADALAADLTTAREEREALRAEVARMKADATNFAERERLLIEAREALRKEFEAAGAKVLEGAQEAFLRRAADRFEQSEKTSAERLRTLLAPVGERLQKYEQQVQELEAKRVDSFGQLSGLIQSMRDGQEAVRAEAARLGNSLRNAPKARGRWGEQQLRNLLEQCGLAEHTDFVTEHSIDTEDGRLRPDAIVRIPGQKSLIVDAKVSLNAYQDAFAADTDEAREHFLTLHATSMRNHIQQLGAKSYQSQFDDAPDYVVMFVPGEHFVAAALEHDPGLWDFAFERKVLLATPTNLVAIARTVAMVWRQDTIAREAVEIGKAGTELYDRLAVAAEHLKRVGGGLNSAVENYNKFVGSFERNVLSAGRRLRDKGVSIGKREIEEVSLVESAPRYAESMAVEPSELPAPQQVDTEDDIAATAG; the protein is encoded by the coding sequence ATGGACTCGCCCCTTCTCCTGCTCGTTTTCCTGATCGTCGCCCTCGTCGTGGGGTTGACGATCGGCTGGTTTCTGGGCGGGCGGCCCGTGGCCGACTGGCAGCAGCGCCATGCCGAGCGGGACAGCGCGGCCAAGGCGCACGAGGCCACGGTCAAGGCGATGACGGTCGATCTCGCGGCGATGAGCGAGCGGGTGAAGCTGCTCGATCAGGTGACCGGGGAACTCGCCGCGATCCGCCAGGAACGCAACGCGCTCGCCTCGCAACTGGCCTCGGCCGCGGAACGCGCGCGCCATGCCGATGCGCTCGCCGCCGATCTCACCACTGCGCGGGAAGAGCGCGAGGCGCTGCGGGCCGAAGTGGCACGGATGAAGGCCGATGCCACCAACTTCGCCGAGCGCGAGCGCCTGCTGATCGAAGCGCGCGAGGCGTTACGCAAGGAATTCGAGGCGGCCGGCGCCAAGGTGCTGGAAGGCGCGCAGGAGGCGTTCCTGCGCCGCGCCGCCGATCGCTTCGAACAGAGCGAGAAGACCAGCGCCGAACGCCTGCGCACGCTGCTTGCCCCCGTGGGCGAACGGCTCCAGAAATACGAGCAGCAGGTGCAGGAGCTCGAAGCCAAGCGGGTCGATTCCTTCGGGCAGCTTTCGGGCCTGATCCAGTCGATGCGCGATGGGCAGGAGGCCGTGCGCGCCGAAGCCGCGCGGCTGGGCAATTCGCTGCGCAACGCGCCCAAGGCGCGGGGGCGCTGGGGCGAACAGCAGTTGCGCAACCTGCTCGAACAGTGCGGGCTTGCCGAACACACCGATTTCGTCACCGAACATTCGATCGACACCGAGGACGGCCGCCTCCGCCCGGACGCCATCGTGCGCATTCCCGGCCAGAAGAGCCTGATCGTGGACGCCAAGGTCTCGCTCAACGCCTATCAGGATGCGTTCGCGGCCGACACGGATGAAGCCAGGGAACATTTCCTCACCCTGCACGCCACGTCGATGCGCAACCACATCCAGCAGCTCGGCGCGAAATCGTACCAGAGCCAGTTCGACGATGCGCCCGATTACGTGGTGATGTTCGTGCCGGGCGAACATTTCGTCGCCGCCGCGCTCGAACACGATCCGGGACTGTGGGACTTCGCCTTCGAACGCAAGGTGCTGCTCGCCACGCCGACCAACCTCGTCGCCATCGCGCGCACGGTCGCGATGGTCTGGCGGCAGGATACGATCGCGCGCGAAGCGGTGGAGATCGGCAAGGCCGGGACCGAGCTTTACGATCGGCTCGCCGTCGCTGCCGAGCATCTCAAGCGCGTGGGCGGGGGGCTGAACAGCGCGGTCGAAAACTACAACAAGTTCGTCGGCAGTTTCGAACGCAACGTCCTCTCGGCCGGCCGCCGCCTGCGCGACAAGGGCGTCTCGATCGGCAAGCGCGAGATCGAGGAAGTCTCGCTCGTCGAATCCGCGCCGCGTTATGCCGAAAGCATGGCGGTAGAGCCTTCGGAACTTCCCGCGCCGCAACAGGTTGATACAGAGGACGACATCGCAGCGACGGCGGGGTAA
- the def gene encoding peptide deformylase, with translation MAIREIIEVPDPRLKQVSAPVTTFDDELKTLVADMFETMYDAPGIGLAAIQVGVPLRVLVIDLQPDDEDAEPEVCTAHGGHHHTHQPTKREPRVFINPEILDPSEEHTIYNEGCLSVPEIYAEVERPARIRARWQDVDGTAHEEDMEGLLATCLQHEMDHLEGVLFIDHLSRLKRQMALKKLEKLRKAA, from the coding sequence ATGGCTATCCGCGAAATCATCGAAGTCCCCGATCCGCGCCTCAAGCAGGTGTCCGCACCCGTCACGACGTTCGACGACGAGTTGAAGACGCTCGTCGCCGATATGTTCGAGACGATGTACGATGCCCCCGGCATCGGTCTCGCCGCGATCCAGGTGGGCGTGCCACTGCGCGTGCTGGTGATCGATCTCCAGCCCGATGACGAGGACGCGGAGCCGGAAGTCTGCACCGCGCACGGCGGCCACCACCACACGCACCAGCCGACGAAGCGCGAACCGCGGGTCTTCATCAATCCCGAGATTCTCGATCCTTCGGAAGAGCATACCATCTACAACGAAGGCTGTCTCTCAGTGCCGGAGATCTACGCCGAAGTCGAACGCCCCGCGCGCATCCGCGCCCGCTGGCAGGACGTGGACGGCACGGCACATGAAGAGGACATGGAAGGCCTGCTCGCCACCTGCCTCCAGCACGAGATGGACCATCTCGAAGGCGTGCTGTTCATCGACCACCTCTCGCGCCTCAAGCGGCAGATGGCGCTCAAGAAGCTGGAAAAGCTGCGCAAGGCTGCTTAA
- the recR gene encoding recombination mediator RecR: protein MASQEIEALAGALARLPGLGPRSARRAVLWLIKRRETALTQLVEALATVRDRLVECDTCGNVDTSNPCGICADPRRDSRAICVVEEVADLWALDRAHLFTGRYHVLGGRLSALEGVRPEDLAIASLLDRVAAGGIDEVVLAMNATLEGQTTAHYIAERLEAFPVRVTQLAHGLPVGGELDYLDEGTLAQALRARRPVG from the coding sequence ATGGCATCGCAAGAGATCGAGGCGCTGGCCGGCGCGCTCGCCCGTCTTCCCGGACTTGGCCCGCGCTCGGCGCGCCGTGCCGTGCTATGGCTGATCAAGCGCCGCGAAACCGCGCTCACCCAACTTGTCGAGGCGCTCGCCACGGTGCGCGACCGGCTGGTGGAATGCGACACCTGCGGCAATGTCGACACCAGCAACCCCTGCGGCATCTGCGCCGATCCCCGCCGCGATTCGCGCGCGATCTGCGTGGTGGAGGAAGTGGCCGACCTGTGGGCGCTCGATCGCGCGCACCTGTTCACCGGCCGCTACCATGTTCTCGGCGGGCGCCTGTCCGCGCTGGAAGGCGTGCGCCCCGAAGACCTCGCCATCGCCAGCCTGCTCGATCGCGTGGCGGCGGGTGGCATCGACGAAGTGGTGCTGGCGATGAACGCCACGCTCGAAGGCCAGACCACCGCGCACTACATCGCCGAGCGGCTGGAAGCCTTTCCCGTCCGCGTCACCCAGCTCGCCCACGGGCTGCCAGTGGGCGGGGAACTGGATTACCTCGACGAAGGCACCCTCGCCCAGGCCCTGCGCGCCCGGCGGCCGGTGGGATAG
- the fmt gene encoding methionyl-tRNA formyltransferase, translating to MRIIFMGTPDFAVPTLRALVAAGHTVVAAYSQPPRPAGRGKKLQPSPVHLAAEALGIAVRTPTSLKGAEEQAALAALDADVAVVAAYGLILPQAVLDAPRLGCLNVHGSILPRWRGAAPVQRAILAGDEATGVTIMQMERGLDTGPMLAKVTTPVDAKTAGALTAELAESGAALMVRVLADLPGHPPVTQPEDGVTYAHKIDKAESRLDFTRAAVEVERQVRAFAPAPGAFFALEGERYRVLAAEVVAGEGAPGSVLDDRLTIACGSGALRPLTVQRAGRPAMDTAALLRGRAVLAGTVLG from the coding sequence ATGCGCATCATCTTCATGGGCACGCCCGATTTCGCGGTGCCGACGCTGCGCGCGCTGGTGGCGGCCGGGCACACGGTCGTCGCGGCGTACAGCCAGCCACCCCGGCCCGCCGGGCGCGGCAAGAAGCTCCAGCCATCGCCGGTGCATCTCGCGGCCGAGGCGCTGGGCATCGCCGTGCGAACACCGACCAGCCTCAAAGGCGCGGAGGAACAGGCGGCGTTGGCCGCGCTGGACGCCGATGTCGCGGTGGTGGCCGCCTATGGCCTGATCCTGCCGCAGGCGGTGCTCGATGCGCCGCGCCTCGGTTGCCTCAATGTGCACGGCTCGATCCTGCCGCGCTGGCGCGGCGCCGCGCCGGTGCAGCGCGCGATCCTGGCGGGGGATGAAGCGACGGGCGTGACGATTATGCAGATGGAACGCGGGCTGGATACCGGGCCGATGCTGGCGAAAGTGACGACGCCAGTGGACGCGAAGACGGCGGGCGCGCTGACGGCGGAACTGGCCGAAAGCGGCGCGGCGCTGATGGTGCGGGTGCTGGCGGACCTGCCGGGGCACCCGCCGGTGACCCAGCCGGAGGATGGCGTGACCTATGCCCACAAGATCGACAAGGCGGAAAGCCGGCTCGATTTTACGCGTGCGGCGGTGGAGGTGGAACGGCAGGTGCGCGCGTTCGCGCCGGCGCCGGGCGCGTTCTTCGCGCTGGAGGGCGAGCGCTATCGCGTGCTGGCGGCGGAAGTCGTCGCGGGAGAGGGCGCGCCGGGGAGCGTGCTGGATGACAGACTTACGATCGCGTGCGGTTCCGGCGCGTTGCGCCCGCTGACGGTCCAGCGCGCCGGGCGGCCGGCGATGGACACGGCGGCTTTGCTGCGCGGGCGGGCGGTGCTGGCCGGAACGGTGCTGGGCTGA
- the truA gene encoding tRNA pseudouridine(38-40) synthase TruA, protein MTRFALTLEWNGQPYMGFQRQAHGPSVQQAVEEAAFAVTGQAVTLHAAGRTDTGVHALAMRAHFDLARDFDPFRLSEALNARLRLAGHAVAVLEARVVDADWHARFSCLGRAYEYRIANRRAPLTLEAGLAWRIARPLDAGAMHAAAQELVGHHDFTTFRSVHCQAASPLKTLDRLDVRREGDHVIVEAAARSFLHHQVRSMVGCLALVGQGMWTRADLAAALAAKDRCKLGLNAPPEGLYFVKAIYPGE, encoded by the coding sequence ATGACCCGTTTCGCGCTCACGCTCGAATGGAACGGCCAGCCCTACATGGGCTTCCAGAGGCAGGCGCACGGCCCATCGGTGCAGCAGGCGGTGGAGGAGGCGGCGTTCGCGGTCACCGGGCAGGCGGTGACGCTCCATGCCGCCGGGCGGACCGATACCGGCGTCCACGCGCTCGCGATGCGCGCGCATTTCGATCTGGCGCGCGATTTCGATCCGTTCCGCCTGTCCGAGGCGCTGAACGCGCGGCTGCGGCTGGCCGGGCACGCGGTGGCGGTGCTGGAGGCGCGGGTGGTTGACGCGGACTGGCATGCGCGCTTTTCCTGCCTGGGGCGGGCCTACGAATACCGCATCGCCAACCGCCGCGCGCCGTTGACGCTGGAGGCGGGGCTGGCCTGGCGCATCGCCCGACCGCTGGATGCCGGGGCGATGCACGCGGCGGCGCAGGAACTGGTCGGCCACCATGATTTCACGACGTTCCGGTCGGTCCATTGCCAGGCGGCGAGTCCGCTCAAGACGCTCGACCGGCTGGACGTGCGGCGCGAGGGCGATCACGTGATCGTCGAGGCGGCGGCGCGCAGCTTCCTGCACCATCAGGTGCGCTCGATGGTGGGATGCCTGGCGCTGGTGGGGCAGGGGATGTGGACCCGCGCCGACCTCGCCGCCGCGCTGGCGGCGAAAGACCGTTGCAAATTAGGACTTAACGCGCCTCCGGAAGGGCTCTACTTCGTGAAGGCGATCTATCCGGGAGAATGA
- a CDS encoding zinc-binding dehydrogenase, whose protein sequence is MSDVKGLQLLSTLGEDGLLTVELVEQTVSSPKGREVLIRMEAAPINPSDLGLLFGPADVENAEYSEGRLVARMPEGAVRAMKARIGEAMPVGNEGAGTVIAAGDAPEAQALLNRRVTCLPGGAYAQYRLVDAGACIVLPDHVAAEQGASAFVNPLTSLGFTETMKLEGFTGLVHTAAASNLGQMLVRICQEDGIPLVNIVRSAAQEKILRDLGAQYVLDSTAPDFLPKLIDAIAETGAMLGFDAIGGGTLAGQILTAMEAAASRGAAYSRYGSSTPKKVYIYGALDLGPTVLNRAFGLTWDLAGWLLTPFMAKAGPEIVGRMRARVMDNITTTFASHYKARVPLSDILSREAVLEYNARRTGEKYLILPNG, encoded by the coding sequence ATGTCCGATGTCAAAGGCCTGCAACTGCTGTCCACGCTGGGCGAGGACGGTTTGCTGACGGTGGAACTGGTCGAACAGACCGTATCGTCCCCCAAGGGGCGCGAAGTGCTGATTCGCATGGAAGCGGCGCCGATCAATCCGTCGGACCTGGGGCTGCTGTTCGGCCCGGCCGATGTCGAGAACGCGGAATATTCCGAAGGCCGGCTCGTCGCGCGGATGCCTGAAGGCGCGGTGCGCGCGATGAAGGCGCGGATCGGCGAGGCGATGCCGGTGGGCAATGAAGGTGCGGGCACGGTGATCGCCGCCGGCGATGCGCCCGAGGCGCAGGCGCTGCTGAACCGGCGCGTGACCTGCCTGCCCGGCGGCGCCTATGCGCAGTACCGGCTGGTCGATGCGGGCGCCTGCATCGTGCTGCCCGATCATGTTGCGGCCGAGCAGGGGGCGTCCGCGTTCGTCAACCCGCTGACCTCGCTGGGCTTTACCGAGACGATGAAGCTGGAGGGCTTCACCGGGCTGGTCCACACGGCGGCGGCTTCGAACCTGGGGCAGATGCTGGTGCGGATCTGCCAGGAGGACGGCATTCCGCTGGTCAACATCGTGCGCAGCGCGGCGCAGGAGAAGATCCTGCGCGATCTGGGCGCGCAATACGTGCTCGATTCCACCGCGCCCGATTTCCTGCCGAAGCTGATCGACGCCATTGCCGAAACCGGGGCGATGCTGGGCTTCGACGCGATCGGCGGCGGCACGCTGGCCGGGCAGATACTCACGGCTATGGAAGCGGCGGCAAGCCGGGGCGCGGCCTACAGCCGTTATGGTTCGTCCACGCCGAAGAAGGTCTATATCTATGGCGCACTCGATCTGGGGCCGACGGTGCTGAACCGCGCATTCGGGTTGACCTGGGATCTTGCCGGCTGGCTGCTGACCCCGTTCATGGCCAAGGCCGGCCCGGAAATCGTCGGCCGGATGCGCGCGCGGGTGATGGACAACATCACCACCACCTTCGCCAGCCATTACAAGGCGCGGGTGCCGCTCAGTGACATCCTCAGCCGCGAGGCGGTGCTGGAATACAACGCGCGGCGCACGGGCGAGAAGTACCTGATCCTGCCCAACGGCTGA